The DNA segment AGAACTGACGGCGAATCGACGCGCGACGACGAACGACGCGCGTCGTCCGTTGGCGCGCCGGCGAACCGGCGCGCCAACGGACCCTTCAAGTAACTCCGTCGTTAAGCGAGGAACAACGAATGAGCGAGGACTTCTACGAGGTACTCGGCGTGAGCAGGGACGCCGACGAGGACGATATCAAGCAGGCCTACCGACAGAAGGCGACCGAGTACCACCCCGACGTGAGCGACGACCCGAACGCCGAGGAGAAGTTCAAGAAGGTCAAGAAGGCCAAGGAAGTGCTGACCGACGACCAGAAGCGCCAGGCGTACGACCAGATGGGCCACGACCGCTTCGAGCAGGCCGAGAAGCGCGGCGGCTTCGACGGTGGCGCGGGCGGGACCGGCGCCGGCGGCATGGGCGGTCAGGGACCCTTCGGCGGCATGGGCGGCCAGGGTGGAATGGGCGGCGGCATGGGCGACATCTTCGAGCAGTTCTTCGGCGGCGGCGGTCGCGGCCGCCAGGCCAACCGACCCCAGCGCGGTAGCGACCTCCGCACGCGACTGAACATCTCGCTCGAAGACGCCTTCGAGGGCGTCGAGCAACAGGTCACCGTCCGCCGGCCGGAACGCTGCGACGTCTGCGAGGGCGAGGGCCACCCGCCCGACACCGACTCCCACACCTGCCGGGAGTGCAACGGGAGCGGCCAGGTCACCCAGGTCCAGCAGACGCCGCTCGGACGGGTCCAACAGACCCAGACCTGTCGGCGGTGCGGCGGCGAGGGCGAGATATACGCCGAGACGTGCTCGGAGTGCGGCGGCGACGGCACGGTCCGCCGCCAGGCGACCCTCTCGGTCGAGGTGCCGGCGGGCATCGCCGACGGCCAGACCCTCCAGATGGAGGGCGAGGGCGCGCCCGGCCCCAACGGCGGGCCGAACGGCGACCTCCTCATCGAGATCTCCGTCGAGGACCACCCGGACTTCGAGCGCGAGGGCGACGACCTCCGCCACAAGCACGCCATCTCGTTCCCGCAGGCGACATTCGGCGACACCGTGGAGGTGCCGACCGTCGACGGGAGCGTCGAGATGGACGTCCCCGCGGGGACCCAGAGCGGCGAGACGTTCCGCCTCCAGGGCAAGGGGATGCCCCGCCTGCGACGGCGCGGCCAGGGCGACCTCTACGTCCAGGTTCAGGTCGTCACCCCGACCGAGATGAACGAGGAGCAGCGCGAGGCGCTGAAGGAGTTCGCCGAGGCCGGCGGTGAGGAGGTTGAGGTCGAACAGGGCTTCTTCGAGAAGATCAAGAACTCGTTTTGAACGCGGTTTCAGCGTTAGATTCTATCCGTCTCGGTCGTTCTCCGTGCGTTCTCGGCCACATTACTGATTCTGTGCTTTCGACCGTGACTGTGCGACCGCACTGCCACCGCCACCGAACCGCTACTGCACCGTAAACCGCCACCGCGACCACACTGCAGACCGCCACTTACACGACCCAGATGAGTACCGCACCGCAACCGCCACACGCCTCCCCAGCCGATTCCCTCACTCGCTTCGCTCGTTCGCTCATCCCTCGCGCGTATTGGCGCGGCCCCAAACCGCGGGACCGCGCCAGCGCGCGCCGTGACCTACGGACGACTCTTCGGAACCGCCGACTCGCCTTCGGGCGGTCGGCCCGTCGGCTTTTCCGCGTCCGTCCCTCAGTTCGATTCGAATGAGCCAAACCAGCCAGCAGTCGCTCGACGGGGCGACGGTCGCCGTCTTCGTCGCGCCCGAGGGCACCGAAGACGTCGAGTTCGCCCGGTCGAAAGATGCCGTCTCGGACGCCGGAGCCACGGTCGACGTCCTGAGCTTCGAATCCGGCGAGGCCCGGACCGTCGACAACGACCTCGAATGGGCCGAGGAGTACGAGGTCGACGCGACGTTCGACGAAGTCTCCCCCGACGACTACGACGGACTCATCGTCCCGGGCGGTACTGTGGGGGCCGACAAACTCCGCGCGAACGAGGACGCCGTCGACTTCGTCCGCCAGCACGTCGCCGACGACAGGCCCGTGGGCGTCATCTGCCACGGTCCGTGGGTGCTGGTCGAGGCCGACGCGGTCGATGGCCGGACGCTCACGTCCTACCCCAGCCTGCAGACCGACGTCCGGAACGCCGGCGGCGAGTGGGTCGACGAGGAGGTCGTCACCGACGGGTCGCTGGTGACGAGTCGCAAACCCGACGACCTCGACGCGTTCTGCGAACACGTCGTCGAGGAACTCGCGGCCGTCGCCGAGTAACGGCGACCGACCGCACGCCGATACCCCCGATTTTTCACCACCCGCGCCCTACGTGGAGTCGATGGCTTCCGCGCCGTTCTACGGGTCGTTCGCCGTCGTCACGTTGCTGGTCCTCGCGTCCCTCATCGTGCTCGCACGGGCCTCGCAGACGATGTTAGAGGGCGGCGACGCCGAAGATGCAGGCGAAGAGGCCGGCCCGGACGACGAAAGTCCGGACGACGAGACCCCGGACGCGAGCGACGCCCGCGACGGACCACCCGACCCCGACCCGGAGCGCGACGACTCCCAGCGCGGCAACTCGACGCTCCCCGCGACCGGCGCGGCCCGCATCGAACGCCACGCCCGCAACCGAAACGAGTGGAACGACCCGCCGGGCGTCGAAATCGAAGAGAATCACTCCGAGGAGTCCGCCGACGGGCCGTGGTCCCAGGACGTAGAGAGTCCGTGGGGTGACGACCCTGCCGAGCGGGACGCCCGACGGGCGGCCGACGCCGAGGCCCGGCGCGCTCGCGAGCGACCGCGGGTCCGCGAGCGCGAGGACATATCGACCGGCGCGCTCCTGGCGAACGTGGCGCTGAGTCAGGGCCTATTCGGCGCGGTGATTTTGGCGGCGGCGTGGCTGGCCCGGATTCCGCCGAGCGCGCTCGGGGTGACCGTCGGCGACCCCACGAGCACCGGTTTGCCCGCGCTGGCGGTCGGCGTCGGCCTCGGCGTCGCGCTGTACGTCGCCAACGAACTCTCGTCGGTGGTCGCCGACTCGGCCGGCATCGAGTACTCCGAGGGCCTGCGCGAGGCGCTCGCGCCCGACACCGCCCGGGGGTGGGCGCTTCTGTTCGGCGCGGTCCTACCCATCATCGCGGGTTTCGAGGAACTGCTGTTCCGGGCCGCGCTGGTCGGCGCGTTCGCCGCGGGATTCGGCGTCTCGCCCTGGCTACTGGCAGTGTTCTCGACGGTCGCGTTCGCGGTCGGTCACGGCGCGCAGGGGCCGGGCGGCGTCGCCGTGACGGGACTGCTCGGGTTCGCGCTGGCCGCGGCGTTCGTCCTCACCGAGAGCCTGCTGGTCGTGGTCGTCGCCCACTACCTGGTCAACGCGCTGGAGTTCGGCGTGCACGAGGGACTCGGCGTCGAGTGGACCGACCGGGGGTGAGCCGACCGAAACGCTTTCTCGGTCACAGGTCAGATAGCCTGACAATGAGCGACCTCCACGAGGCGGACGCCGGCGAGGCGGCCTCCGCGACGCCGGACCCCGCCGAGACGGACGCCGACGCGACGGACCCCGTGTTCGGCTTCATCGCCGGCGTCTACGCCGGCGCCCTGCTCGCGCCCGCGGTGACGATACTCGCGTCGCTGGGACTGACCGACGACCCCGCGACGCTGTTCTTCAGCTTCTTCGGGTCGGTGCTCTCGTTCGCAGTGCTCGTCAGCTGGGTCGCCCGCCGGGAGTCGGTCGGGCCGCGAATCGGCCGGTCGCAGTGGGTCTGGCTCGCGGTCGTGGCCCCGTTCGGTTACGGCGCGGTGATGCTCGGCGGAATCGCCGCGGGGTTCCGGGGAGCGTTCGTCGGCGCTTCGATGGCCGGGATGATAGCGGGGATGTTCACCGGCATGGGGTTCGCCGTCGCGGCTCGGAACCGCTACGCGAGGGCCGCCCTCGACGGGAGCGAGGAGTACGTCCGGTTCGACGCCCGCGCGCCCGAGCGCGACCGGCGACTCCACTACGCGGGCCTCGCGGTCCTCGGGACGGTCGCACTGGCCGGGCCGGTGCTCGCGGCGCTGACCGACGTGGACGCCGGCCAGGACCTCTTCGTCTACCTCCTGCCGTTCATCGGCGGACTGCTCGGGTTGACCAGTCGGCGAACCTACGCGGTCACGGACGCCGGACTGCTCGCCGACCAGGGCGTCTCCAAGAACCTCCGAGCGTGGGACCAGTTCGAGGGCTTCTCGGTCACGGACGACGCCGTGGTGGTCCGGCGCACCGGTTGGTCGGCGTTCGGTCTTCGGGACGTTCGGCGAGACGCCACGGACCTCGAAGACGTCGAGGCGGTCGCCGACGCGCTGGCGAAGTTCCTGCCGCGGAAGTAGCGGACGCGACGATAGAACGCAAAACGGGCTTCCGAGAACGCTCGGGGAGACGGACTGTCTTTTACTCGTCCGAACTTCCACCGGTGGCGCGCGTTGGCGCGGCCCCGCGGTCTGTCTTCCGGCGGTTTGGGGCCGCGCCCATTCGCGCGAGGGACGACCGAGTGAGCGCCGGAGGCGCGAGCGAAGGAGTCGGCTGGGGGGGGCGTGTGGCTATCGCGGTCGCGGTGCGGTGGCTGTGCAGTAGTCGTACCGGTAGTAGAAGATGCGCTGAGGCCGAGTCGCCACAGCGACTCGGCCTCAGCGCGTGCCCTTTTTTGGTCCAGCTTTTTTCGAGGAGTGGTGGCTGACGCGCCTGCGGCGCGTCAGCGACCCGACGACGAAAAAAGGTGGAGGGGAAGCTACTTGACGTGTGCCCGCAATTTTTGCGATATATGGACACCCTCGAAGACGTAGACGAGATCGTCCACGAACCCAGCCGAGAGTTCGTGGAATCGACCAACGTCTGGCAGTTCATGCAGGAACACGGCATCGAGGATTACGAGGAGCTAATCGAGCGGACCACCACGGAGATGCCGGGCGTCGAGGCGTCGGGCGTCGAGTGGTTCTGGGACGAACTGGTCGACTACCTCGGCATCGAGTTCTACGAGGAGTACGATTCGATCCGGGACGACAGCGAGGGGCCGCAGTTCTCGAAGTGGTACGACGGCGGGAAGATAAACGCCGCCCACAACGTGGTCGACCGCCACGCCGCGCCCGACAACGAGACTCGCAACAAGGTCGCCTGTATCTGGGAGGGCGAGGACGGCGAGGTCCGGGAGGTGACGTTCCACGAACTCCACCGTCAGTCGAACAAGGTGGCCAACGCCCTCGAAGCGCGGGGCGTCGGAACCGGCGACACCGTGGGCCTGTACATGCCGATGGTGCCGGAGGTCATCGCCATCCTCTACGGCGCGTTCAAGGTCGGCGCCGTCGCCGTCCCCATCTTCTCGGGGTTCGGCGTCGACGCGACCGCGACCCGCATCGAGGACCCCGAGTGCTCGGTGCTGTTCACCGCCGACGGCTTCTACCGTCGCGGGAGCGAGGTGTTCCTCAAGAACGCCGCCGACAAGGCCATCGCGAAGGCGGGCTACGTCGAGCACACCATCGTCTACGACCGGTTCGGGAGTCGTACTCCCGACGGCGACGGTGACGCCGACGCCGACGCCGACATCCCGTGGGACGACGACCGCGACGAGTGGTGGACCGAGGCGGTCGAGAGCCAGTCCGACGAGTACGAGACGAAGTCGCTCGACGCCGACGCCGAGTCGATGCTGCTGTACTCCTCGGGGACCACCGGCAAGCCCAAGGGCATCGTCCACACCCACTCGGGCGCGCTGATGCAGGCCGCCAAGGAGATCTACTTCGGCTTCGACCACAAGCCCGGCGACCGGTTCTTCTGGGTCAGCGACATCGGGTGGATGATGGGGCCGTGGACGCTCATCGGCAACCACGCCTTCGGCGGCACCGTCTTCATGTACGAAGGCGCGCCCGATTATCCCGACCCCGACCGCTTCTGGGAGATGATCGACCGCCACGCCATCTCGACGTTCGGCATCTCGCCGACCGCCATCCGCGCCCTGCGCAAGTACGGCGACGAGTGGCTGGAGGGTCACGACCTCTCCAGCCTTCGCCTGCTGGGGTCGACCGGTGAGCCGTGGGACCCCGAAAGCTGGCTGTGGTTCTACGAGAACGTCGGCGGCGGCGAGGCGCCCATCATCAACATCTCCGGCGGCACCGAGATAATGGGCTGTTTCCTGATGCCGTTGCCCATCCAGTCGCTCAAACCCTGCACGCTGGGCGGGCCGGGCCTGGGCATGGATATCGACATCGTGAACTCGCAGGGCGAGTCCATCGCCGACACCCACGAGCGGGGCTTCCTGGTCGCCCGCGACTCCTGTCCCTCGATGACCAAGAGCCTCTGGGAGGGCGACGAGCGCTACCTCGAGGAGTACTGGTCGACGTTCGAGGACCCGCCGCTGTGGGACCACGGCGACTGGGCGCAGAAGGACGAGGACGGTTTCTGGTTCCTCCACGGCCGCGCCGACGACGCCATCAACGTGGCGGGCCGGAAGGTCGGCCCCGCAGAGGTCGAAGGCGCGCTCATCGACCACGAGGCCGTCAACCAGGCCGCCGCGGTCGGCGTGCCCGACGACACCACCGGCCAGGCCGTCGTGGCGTACGTCATCCTCGAAGACGGCCGCGCGGTGAGCGACGCGCTTCGGGAGGAACTCCGCGAGCAGGTCGGCGACGAACTCGGCAAGCCGTTCAAGCCCCGCGAGGTGCTGTTCGTCTCCGAGTTCCCCAAGACCCAGTCGGGCAAGATTATCCGCCGGGCCATCGAGGCGACCTACACCGGCGAGGACCTGGGCGACATGAGCAGCATCGAGAACCCCGACGCGCTGGACGAACTCGAAGCGGCGCAGTAGGGCCTGAAGGCGGGACGAGACGCCGACTCAGGCGCAGATTTGACCGACTTCGACCGTCGCGTTGGCCTCTATTCTAATCTCGGTCGTACACCGGTCGTCCGGCCCCTCGATTTCGAACGACTCGGGGTTGCGGTCGTCGACCGCAACCCCGAGTCGGTACCGCTCGCCGACCGCCGTCGCGTTCTCGAAGGAAACCCGCGCTCCGGCGTCGAGGCGAACCGTCTTCGAGAAGACGGTTCGGCCAGTTTCGTTCGCCGGCGAAACTTCGATTCGGACGGTGTGGTTCGCGTCGTCGCCGTTCGTGAGGTGGAGGTCGTCCATCGCGGGCGGGGCGTGCCCGATTCCGAGGAAGCCGAACGCGACCACGCCGCCAGCGACGGCCCCGACGACCGCGA comes from the Halorussus vallis genome and includes:
- the dnaJ gene encoding molecular chaperone DnaJ produces the protein MSEDFYEVLGVSRDADEDDIKQAYRQKATEYHPDVSDDPNAEEKFKKVKKAKEVLTDDQKRQAYDQMGHDRFEQAEKRGGFDGGAGGTGAGGMGGQGPFGGMGGQGGMGGGMGDIFEQFFGGGGRGRQANRPQRGSDLRTRLNISLEDAFEGVEQQVTVRRPERCDVCEGEGHPPDTDSHTCRECNGSGQVTQVQQTPLGRVQQTQTCRRCGGEGEIYAETCSECGGDGTVRRQATLSVEVPAGIADGQTLQMEGEGAPGPNGGPNGDLLIEISVEDHPDFEREGDDLRHKHAISFPQATFGDTVEVPTVDGSVEMDVPAGTQSGETFRLQGKGMPRLRRRGQGDLYVQVQVVTPTEMNEEQREALKEFAEAGGEEVEVEQGFFEKIKNSF
- a CDS encoding type 1 glutamine amidotransferase domain-containing protein, with amino-acid sequence MSQTSQQSLDGATVAVFVAPEGTEDVEFARSKDAVSDAGATVDVLSFESGEARTVDNDLEWAEEYEVDATFDEVSPDDYDGLIVPGGTVGADKLRANEDAVDFVRQHVADDRPVGVICHGPWVLVEADAVDGRTLTSYPSLQTDVRNAGGEWVDEEVVTDGSLVTSRKPDDLDAFCEHVVEELAAVAE
- a CDS encoding CPBP family intramembrane glutamic endopeptidase produces the protein MASAPFYGSFAVVTLLVLASLIVLARASQTMLEGGDAEDAGEEAGPDDESPDDETPDASDARDGPPDPDPERDDSQRGNSTLPATGAARIERHARNRNEWNDPPGVEIEENHSEESADGPWSQDVESPWGDDPAERDARRAADAEARRARERPRVREREDISTGALLANVALSQGLFGAVILAAAWLARIPPSALGVTVGDPTSTGLPALAVGVGLGVALYVANELSSVVADSAGIEYSEGLREALAPDTARGWALLFGAVLPIIAGFEELLFRAALVGAFAAGFGVSPWLLAVFSTVAFAVGHGAQGPGGVAVTGLLGFALAAAFVLTESLLVVVVAHYLVNALEFGVHEGLGVEWTDRG
- a CDS encoding AMP-binding protein; the encoded protein is MDTLEDVDEIVHEPSREFVESTNVWQFMQEHGIEDYEELIERTTTEMPGVEASGVEWFWDELVDYLGIEFYEEYDSIRDDSEGPQFSKWYDGGKINAAHNVVDRHAAPDNETRNKVACIWEGEDGEVREVTFHELHRQSNKVANALEARGVGTGDTVGLYMPMVPEVIAILYGAFKVGAVAVPIFSGFGVDATATRIEDPECSVLFTADGFYRRGSEVFLKNAADKAIAKAGYVEHTIVYDRFGSRTPDGDGDADADADIPWDDDRDEWWTEAVESQSDEYETKSLDADAESMLLYSSGTTGKPKGIVHTHSGALMQAAKEIYFGFDHKPGDRFFWVSDIGWMMGPWTLIGNHAFGGTVFMYEGAPDYPDPDRFWEMIDRHAISTFGISPTAIRALRKYGDEWLEGHDLSSLRLLGSTGEPWDPESWLWFYENVGGGEAPIINISGGTEIMGCFLMPLPIQSLKPCTLGGPGLGMDIDIVNSQGESIADTHERGFLVARDSCPSMTKSLWEGDERYLEEYWSTFEDPPLWDHGDWAQKDEDGFWFLHGRADDAINVAGRKVGPAEVEGALIDHEAVNQAAAVGVPDDTTGQAVVAYVILEDGRAVSDALREELREQVGDELGKPFKPREVLFVSEFPKTQSGKIIRRAIEATYTGEDLGDMSSIENPDALDELEAAQ